The Calypte anna isolate BGI_N300 chromosome 2, bCalAnn1_v1.p, whole genome shotgun sequence genome includes a window with the following:
- the LOC103527400 gene encoding tubulin beta-2 chain, which yields MREIVHIQAGQCGNQIGAKFWEVISDEHGIDPTGSYHGDSDLQLERINVYYNEATGNKYVPRAILVDLEPGTMDSVRSGPFGQIFRPDNFVFGQSGAGNNWAKGHYTEGAELVDSVLDVVRKESESCDCLQGFQLTHSLGGGTGSGMGTLLISKIREEYPDRIMNTFSVMPSPKVSDTVVEPYNATLSVHQLVENTDETYCIDNEALYDICFRTLKLTTPTYGDLNHLVSATMSGVTTCLRFPGQLNADLRKLAVNMVPFPRLHFFMPGFAPLTSRGSQQYRALTVPELTQQMFDSKNMMAACDPRHGRYLTVAAIFRGRMSMKEVDEQMLNVQNKNSSYFVEWIPNNVKTAVCDIPPRGLKMSATFIGNSTAIQELFKRISEQFTAMFRRKAFLHWYTGEGMDEMEFTEAESNMNDLVSEYQQYQDATADEQGEFEEEGEEDEA from the exons ATGCGTGAGATCGTGCACATCCAAGCCGGGCAGTGCGGCAACCAGATCGGTGCCAAG TTCTGGGAGGTGATCAGCGACGAGCACGGTATTGACCCCACGGGCAGCTACCACGGGGACAGCGacctgcagctggagaggaTCAATGTCTACTACAATGAAGCCACCG GTAACAAATATGTCCCCCGGGCCATCCTGGTGGACCTGGAGCCTGGCACAATGGACTCTGTTCGCTCCGGCCCCTTTGGACAGATCTTCCGTCCTGACAACTTTGTCTTtg GTCAGAGCGGGGCTGGCAACAACTGGGCCAAGGGGCACTACACGGAAGGTGCCGAGCTGGTGGACTCTGTCCTGGATGTGGTGAGGAAGGAGTCGGAGAGCTGCGACTGCCTGCAGGGCTTCCAGCTGACCCACTCGTTGGGCGGCGGCACGGGCTCCGGGATGGGCACCCTCCTCATCAGCAAGATCCGCGAGGAGTACCCCGACCGCATCATGAACACCTTCAGCGTCATGCCCTCCCCCAAGGTGTCGGACACGGTGGTGGAGCCCTACAACGCCACCCTCTCTGTGCACCAGCTGGTGGAGAACACGGATGAGACCTACTGCATCGACAACGAGGCCCTGTACGACATTTGCTTCCGCACCCTGAAGCTGACCACTCCCACGTACGGAGACCTCAACCACCTGGTGTCGGCCACCATGAGCGGCGTCACCACCTGCCTTCGCTTCCCCGGCCAGCTGAACGCCGACCTGCGCAAGCTGGCGGTCAACATGGTGCCTTTCCCCCGGCTGCACTTCTTCATGCCGGGCTTCGCCCCCCTCACCAGCCGCGGCAGCCAGCAGTACCGGGCCCTGACCGTGCCCGAGCTGACGCAGCAGATGTTCGACTCCAAGAACATGATGGCCGCCTGCGACCCCCGCCACGGTCGCTACCTGACGGTGGCTGCCATCTTCCGGGGCCGCATGTCCATGAAGGAGGTGGACGAGCAGATGCTCAACGTGCAGAACAAGAACAGCAGCTACTTTGTGGAGTGGATCCCCAACAACGTGAAGACGGCCGTCTGCGACATCCCTCCGCGGGGCCTCAAGATGTCCGCCACCTTCATTGGCAACAGCACAGCCATCCAGGAGCTCTTCAAGAGGATCTCGGAGCAGTTCACGGCCATGTTCCGGCGCAAGGCTTTCTTGCACTGGTACACCGGCGAGGGCATGGATGAAATGGAGTTCACGGAGGCCGAGAGCAACATGAATGACCTGGTCTCTGAATACCAGCAGTACCAGGATGCCACTGCTGATGAGCAGGGGGAATTtgaagaagaaggagaggaggatgaGGCGTAA